The following coding sequences lie in one Rhodohalobacter barkolensis genomic window:
- the pcaF gene encoding 3-oxoadipyl-CoA thiolase — translation MSDQEEAFIVDAIRTPIGNFRGSLSPVRTDDLAAHVIKSLMERNSDLDPVAINDVIMGCANQAGEDNRNIARMALLLAGLPFTVPGETVNRLCASSMSAAVHANRAIKAGDGDLFITGGVEHMTRGPWVISKSSKPFGNDSEMHDSSFGWRFINPKMEELYGTDGMGNTAENLVEKFNISREDQDKFAAWSQQKAAKARESGRLAEEIVPVEIPRRKQDPIIFDDDEFIRPTTTPEVLAKLRPAFKKDGSVTAGNSSGLNDGAAAMLVASGKAVQDHNLKPMARIVSSGVAGVEPRIMGIGPVYASEIALNKAGLTYDDMDIIELNEAFAAQSLACTREMGLEDDDSRINPNGGAIALGHPLGMSGARILQTAAIELQKQSKKYALVTMCIGVGQGYAVILERV, via the coding sequence ATGTCTGACCAAGAAGAAGCCTTCATTGTTGACGCCATTCGAACTCCAATTGGAAATTTTCGCGGGTCGCTCTCCCCTGTTCGAACCGACGATTTAGCTGCCCATGTTATCAAATCATTGATGGAAAGAAATTCAGATCTTGATCCCGTTGCTATCAATGATGTGATTATGGGATGTGCCAATCAGGCTGGCGAAGATAATCGGAACATAGCCCGAATGGCTCTTCTTTTGGCAGGGCTGCCATTTACGGTTCCCGGTGAGACAGTGAACAGGCTATGTGCTTCCAGTATGTCGGCAGCTGTTCATGCCAATCGAGCCATCAAAGCAGGTGACGGCGATCTCTTCATTACCGGCGGTGTTGAACACATGACGCGCGGTCCCTGGGTGATTTCAAAATCATCCAAGCCGTTTGGAAATGATTCGGAGATGCACGATTCCAGCTTTGGATGGAGATTTATCAACCCAAAAATGGAAGAACTTTACGGAACCGATGGAATGGGAAATACAGCCGAAAACCTTGTGGAGAAATTCAACATCTCAAGGGAAGATCAGGATAAATTTGCGGCCTGGTCTCAGCAAAAAGCTGCCAAAGCAAGAGAATCCGGTCGATTGGCTGAAGAGATTGTTCCGGTCGAAATCCCACGCAGAAAACAGGATCCTATCATTTTTGATGATGATGAATTTATACGTCCAACCACTACACCAGAAGTTTTAGCGAAACTGCGCCCCGCATTCAAAAAAGACGGCAGCGTAACAGCAGGAAATTCCTCCGGTTTAAATGATGGCGCTGCCGCTATGCTGGTTGCATCAGGGAAAGCAGTCCAAGACCACAACCTGAAGCCGATGGCGCGCATCGTATCTTCAGGTGTTGCCGGTGTGGAGCCCAGAATTATGGGAATCGGTCCGGTTTATGCATCAGAAATCGCTTTGAATAAGGCCGGGCTGACCTACGATGATATGGACATCATTGAGCTCAATGAAGCGTTTGCGGCTCAGTCACTTGCCTGCACCCGGGAAATGGGCCTTGAGGATGATGATTCTCGAATCAACCCAAATGGCGGTGCTATTGCACTGGGTCACCCGCTAGGTATGAGCGGTGCCAGAATTCTTCAAACTGCTGCCATAGAACTTCAGAAGCAGAGTAAGAAATATGCCTTGGTTACCATGTGTATTGGGGTCGGGCAAGGTTATGCTGTAATTTTGGAACGAGTTTAA
- a CDS encoding peptidylprolyl isomerase, giving the protein MCNKRIPDSKFNLKSFKPYTFFSLILVAVILQGCSNEYDYLDRDEIVQEVYPELMDNISSRSFSGLIEYTTHENSDVSDLAWKALAKTEMNDGELEILLEKAFRSDIKGGWFSVSFHDLDSETLGSIRDAFRSGEINSESVCNVFFRQGELSDLEYLISSMDLISSSECSKAIGGIMSRVEVPESLNETLIRIIFDTEDQEIRRNLLYGYYRASVNRPKQESFLASLVENRWKEFGVGRDEFLDVTVVRMLGKRGFQVAMDLLSDQELNEKTGLAIDIASTLGNELPDAEDVEPIFRLLHHENNHVVVQVLTSLAQHDRLTPPFLNRIEKEITIPTRDPEVFVSSLNLFLRNGLDISSHRYRLDDLAGKNPYLTEQFLIIYSALDSDEEYFERLSNQLRNGGVEALHAGRMMTRFLQRDGIPNQFRDSIDELISSVLDEGNRSALDGLLEVFLSDRVLSDDSYRLLDDAYRRYAEMEMTEQALILQRVLSERFDDTFEPVEMVTEKPFYQPDMDRLYQMGTRPFWELKTEKGTIVVRLDPLSAPFTVSSIDSLTRAGLYDDVVFHRVVRNFVAQGGDFDRKDGFGGPDYRIPTEPSFETFERGMAGIASSGTDTEGSQFFFMHRWSPHLDGHYTNFGEVTRGIDVLDNLQVGDRVLEAAIFPE; this is encoded by the coding sequence ATGTGTAATAAACGGATTCCTGATTCAAAATTCAATCTGAAAAGCTTTAAACCGTACACTTTTTTTTCACTGATTTTGGTGGCTGTCATTTTGCAAGGCTGTTCGAATGAATATGATTATCTGGATAGAGATGAGATTGTTCAAGAAGTATATCCGGAATTAATGGATAATATTTCTTCAAGAAGTTTTTCGGGATTGATTGAGTATACAACTCATGAGAATTCAGATGTGTCTGATTTGGCATGGAAAGCGTTGGCCAAAACTGAAATGAATGATGGAGAGCTGGAAATTCTGCTTGAGAAAGCATTCAGATCCGATATCAAGGGAGGTTGGTTTTCGGTGAGTTTCCACGACTTGGACAGTGAAACACTGGGATCTATTCGAGACGCATTCCGGTCCGGCGAGATCAATTCCGAATCGGTTTGTAATGTCTTTTTCAGACAGGGAGAACTCAGCGATTTAGAATATCTGATATCGTCCATGGACTTGATCAGTTCCTCTGAATGCTCTAAAGCAATTGGCGGAATCATGTCGCGCGTGGAGGTACCCGAATCTCTGAATGAAACTCTTATCCGAATTATTTTTGATACAGAAGATCAGGAAATCCGAAGAAATCTATTGTACGGCTACTATCGTGCATCCGTGAACAGACCTAAACAGGAATCGTTTTTGGCTTCTCTGGTTGAAAACCGATGGAAAGAGTTTGGTGTTGGCCGGGATGAATTTCTGGATGTGACAGTTGTGAGAATGCTTGGAAAGAGGGGATTCCAAGTTGCCATGGATCTGCTGTCGGATCAAGAACTGAATGAAAAAACCGGGCTGGCAATTGATATAGCATCTACTCTTGGAAACGAACTTCCAGACGCTGAGGATGTTGAACCTATTTTTCGACTACTCCATCATGAGAATAATCATGTGGTTGTTCAGGTTCTAACTTCGTTGGCCCAACACGACCGTTTAACTCCACCATTCCTTAACAGAATTGAAAAAGAGATTACAATACCAACACGTGATCCTGAGGTTTTTGTGAGTTCTCTGAATCTGTTTTTAAGAAATGGACTGGATATATCATCACATCGATACCGTCTTGATGATTTAGCAGGTAAAAATCCATACCTCACAGAACAGTTTTTGATTATTTACAGCGCCCTGGATTCGGATGAGGAGTATTTTGAAAGGCTTTCTAATCAACTCAGAAATGGAGGTGTTGAAGCGCTTCATGCCGGCCGTATGATGACTCGTTTTTTGCAAAGAGATGGAATTCCTAATCAGTTCAGGGATTCTATAGATGAACTCATTTCATCCGTATTAGATGAGGGAAACCGAAGTGCTCTGGATGGATTATTGGAAGTGTTTTTAAGTGATCGGGTGCTCTCGGATGATTCATACCGGTTGCTTGATGATGCTTATAGACGTTATGCGGAGATGGAGATGACTGAACAAGCTTTGATATTACAAAGAGTACTATCAGAACGATTTGATGATACTTTTGAACCTGTTGAAATGGTCACGGAAAAACCATTTTATCAACCGGATATGGATCGTTTGTATCAAATGGGAACCCGTCCGTTTTGGGAACTGAAGACAGAAAAAGGAACCATTGTTGTTCGATTGGATCCACTATCAGCACCATTTACAGTTTCGTCAATAGACAGCCTTACCCGTGCAGGCTTATATGATGACGTGGTTTTTCACCGGGTTGTCCGTAATTTTGTAGCACAAGGCGGTGATTTTGATCGAAAAGACGGATTTGGCGGGCCGGATTATCGTATTCCAACTGAACCATCATTTGAGACATTTGAGCGAGGCATGGCCGGAATTGCCAGTTCAGGTACCGATACTGAGGGGAGTCAGTTTTTCTTTATGCACCGATGGTCGCCCCATCTTGACGGCCACTACACCAATTTTGGCGAAGTTACTCGTGGAATTGATGTGCTGGATAATTTACAGGTTGGTGATAGAGTACTTGAAGCGGCGATCTTTCCGGAGTAG